A genomic segment from Sphingopyxis sp. DBS4 encodes:
- a CDS encoding glutathione S-transferase family protein has translation MWQLYQFPLCPFSRKIRLLLGEKGVGYELVRESPWERRDEFVDLNPAGRTPVMVDQDRGQVLIDSNAIAEYFEETVEGKAMINGTAASRAEIRRLVAWFDQDFYYEVTGPLLFERMQKRIVHRQPPDGGALREAMKAANQHLDYIDYLIDHRTWLAGATMSLADLAAAAHISVADYLGGIDWTGHEQTKGWYSGLKSRPSFRPLLAERMEIITPPKYYEDVDF, from the coding sequence ATGTGGCAACTCTATCAATTCCCGCTCTGTCCCTTTTCGCGCAAGATCCGGCTTTTGCTGGGGGAGAAGGGAGTCGGCTATGAATTGGTGCGCGAATCGCCATGGGAGCGCCGCGACGAATTCGTCGACCTGAACCCTGCGGGGCGCACTCCCGTCATGGTCGATCAGGACCGCGGACAGGTGCTGATCGACAGCAATGCGATCGCCGAATATTTCGAAGAGACGGTCGAGGGCAAGGCGATGATCAACGGCACCGCCGCCAGCCGGGCCGAGATCCGCCGTCTCGTCGCCTGGTTCGACCAGGATTTCTATTATGAGGTCACCGGGCCTTTGCTGTTCGAGCGGATGCAGAAGCGCATCGTCCACCGCCAACCGCCCGACGGCGGCGCGCTGCGCGAGGCGATGAAGGCGGCGAACCAGCATCTCGACTATATCGACTATCTGATCGACCACCGCACCTGGCTCGCCGGCGCGACGATGAGCCTCGCCGATCTGGCGGCCGCAGCGCATATCTCGGTCGCCGACTATCTCGGCGGCATCGACTGGACCGGGCACGAGCAGACCAAGGGCTGGTATTCGGGCCTCAAGTCGCGCCCCAGCTTCCGCCCCCTTCTCGCCGAGCGGATGGAAATCATCACGCCGCCGAAATATTATGAGGATGTGGATTTTTGA
- the ubiG gene encoding bifunctional 2-polyprenyl-6-hydroxyphenol methylase/3-demethylubiquinol 3-O-methyltransferase UbiG, with the protein MSAATINPNEAAHFGALAADWWDPHGSSAMLHRLNPVRLAYIREQIDMHWQVDARERHPLAGRCALDVGCGAGLLAEPLARMGAKVTGVDAAPENIVAAQGHAAGQGLAITYVAGELATLDSQNPFASSEVEMPVGRARTRGVSTSLDTNGSRKKTQFDLVTSMEVVEHVTDPAAFVAELAARLAPGGLMILSTPNRTLWSKLLLVEAAERVGAVPRGTHDWDQFLKPEELAGLLEGAGLEVIDRTGLSPSPARGFKLGGSEALNYLIAARHNK; encoded by the coding sequence ATGAGCGCCGCGACGATCAATCCGAATGAAGCCGCCCATTTCGGCGCGCTCGCCGCCGACTGGTGGGATCCGCACGGCTCGTCGGCGATGCTGCACCGGCTGAACCCGGTGCGGCTTGCCTATATTCGCGAACAGATCGACATGCATTGGCAGGTCGATGCGCGCGAGCGCCACCCGCTCGCCGGGCGCTGCGCGCTCGACGTCGGTTGCGGTGCCGGGCTGCTCGCCGAGCCGCTGGCGCGGATGGGCGCGAAGGTCACGGGGGTCGATGCGGCGCCCGAGAATATCGTCGCAGCGCAGGGTCATGCGGCGGGGCAGGGGCTGGCGATTACCTATGTCGCGGGCGAACTGGCGACGCTGGATTCTCAAAATCCGTTCGCATCGAGCGAAGTCGAGATGCCCGTCGGCCGCGCACGGACGCGAGGTGTCTCGACTTCGCTCGACACGAACGGAAGCCGGAAGAAGACGCAGTTCGACCTCGTCACCTCGATGGAGGTCGTCGAGCATGTGACCGATCCCGCTGCCTTCGTCGCCGAACTCGCGGCGCGGCTCGCGCCGGGCGGGCTGATGATCCTGTCGACCCCGAACCGCACCCTATGGTCGAAGCTGCTGCTCGTCGAGGCGGCCGAGCGCGTCGGCGCGGTGCCGCGCGGGACGCACGACTGGGACCAGTTCCTGAAGCCCGAGGAATTGGCGGGATTGCTGGAAGGCGCCGGGCTGGAGGTGATCGACCGCACCGGCCTGTCGCCGTCACCCGCGCGCGGTTTCAAGCTGGGGGGCAGCGAGGCACTCAACTATCTGATCGCGGCGCGGCACAATAAATAG
- a CDS encoding carboxylate--amine ligase yields the protein MTRDRGLPPAIVLGVDSSIGLTVVRELGAHGVPVIAAGRSRWSIGGHSRYTRQHILRPRGVPLADWLPEVVAASGAGAVIPISEADLLELADMPPAIGGCRIASPRHEQLDLVLDKLNTLARARETGIEVPDTWQPLAGQDFEAKAADIAYPVILKWSDPPAMWERLEAAGIGFEKAERADGAEALVAILRRYDPLGVYPLVQSWCQGYGFGQMLMMEGGRATLRFQHERLREYPASGGISTLCRSVPLSDHRAQMEKSEALLRAIGWEGPAMVEYRHDAASGRYWLMEVNGRLWGSLPLASQSGAHFAFALYRSLVGGVAGQLASGYRDHRARYVLPDTKRLVDQLRAKDLPAGEKLRELTTYAADFFRFDTGYYVAKFSDPVPTLADLAGIIARLLGSGS from the coding sequence ATGACCCGCGATCGGGGACTGCCCCCGGCCATCGTCCTCGGCGTCGACAGCAGCATCGGACTGACGGTGGTGCGCGAACTGGGGGCGCACGGCGTGCCGGTGATCGCGGCCGGGCGCTCGCGCTGGTCGATCGGGGGCCATTCGCGTTACACCCGCCAGCATATCCTGCGCCCCCGGGGCGTTCCGCTAGCCGACTGGCTGCCCGAGGTCGTCGCGGCGAGCGGGGCGGGGGCGGTGATCCCGATCAGCGAAGCCGACCTGCTCGAACTCGCCGACATGCCGCCTGCGATCGGCGGGTGCCGGATCGCCAGCCCCCGGCACGAACAACTCGACCTCGTGCTCGACAAGCTCAACACGCTGGCGCGGGCGCGCGAGACGGGAATCGAGGTTCCCGACACCTGGCAACCGCTGGCCGGTCAGGATTTCGAGGCGAAGGCGGCGGATATTGCCTATCCGGTTATCCTGAAATGGAGCGATCCGCCCGCGATGTGGGAGCGGCTGGAAGCGGCGGGCATCGGCTTCGAGAAGGCCGAGCGCGCCGATGGCGCCGAAGCGCTGGTCGCGATCCTGCGACGCTACGATCCGCTCGGCGTCTATCCGCTCGTCCAGAGCTGGTGTCAGGGCTATGGCTTCGGCCAGATGCTGATGATGGAAGGCGGCCGGGCAACGCTGCGCTTTCAGCATGAAAGGCTGCGCGAATATCCCGCGAGCGGGGGCATATCGACCCTGTGTCGGTCGGTGCCGCTGTCCGACCATCGCGCGCAGATGGAAAAATCGGAAGCCTTGCTGCGTGCGATCGGGTGGGAAGGGCCCGCGATGGTCGAATATCGCCACGACGCGGCGAGCGGCCGCTATTGGTTGATGGAGGTCAATGGGCGATTGTGGGGCAGCCTGCCGCTTGCCAGCCAGAGCGGGGCGCATTTCGCCTTCGCGCTCTATCGCAGCCTCGTGGGCGGTGTCGCGGGCCAATTGGCATCGGGGTATCGCGACCATCGCGCCCGCTATGTGCTGCCCGATACCAAGCGATTGGTCGATCAACTGCGGGCCAAAGACCTGCCGGCGGGCGAAAAATTGCGTGAATTGACCACCTATGCGGCCGATTTCTTTCGGTTCGATACCGGCTATTATGTGGCCAAATTCTCCGATCCGGTGCCGACGCTGGCCGATCTGGCCGGGATCATCGCGCGGCTTTTGGGAAGCGGGAGCTGA
- a CDS encoding aspartate kinase, translating to MARIVMKFGGTSMAGTERIRTVAKLVAREVGQGNEVAVVVSAMAGETDRLVGFCREANPRYDPAEYDVVVAAGEQVTSGLLALTLQAMGVPARSWLGWQLPIRTEEAHARARIAGIDTGALLAAMGKGEVAVIPGFQGMMDDGRVATLGRGGSDTSAVAVAAAVKADRCDIYTDVDGVYTTDPRIVARAQKLDYVTYEEMLELASVGAKVLQTRSVGLAMKEGVRVQVLSSFVEGDEAPKQGTMIVSDEEIEELQMERQLITGIAHDKNEAKIIVTRVPDKPGGVANIFGPLAAAGINVDMIIQNVGRDKGETDVTFTVPATDLIRSIDLLEGSKEKIGFNRILSDDKVAKVSVVGVGMKSHAGVASTMFRALADRGINIQAISTSEIKVSVLIDEDETELAVRVLHTAYGLDAAD from the coding sequence ATGGCGCGGATCGTGATGAAATTCGGGGGCACGTCGATGGCGGGCACCGAGCGGATTCGCACCGTCGCGAAACTCGTCGCGCGCGAAGTGGGACAAGGCAACGAGGTTGCCGTCGTCGTTTCGGCGATGGCCGGCGAGACCGACCGGCTCGTGGGTTTCTGCCGCGAGGCGAACCCGCGCTACGACCCCGCCGAATATGACGTCGTCGTCGCCGCGGGCGAGCAGGTCACCTCGGGCCTGCTCGCGCTGACGCTTCAGGCGATGGGCGTCCCGGCGCGAAGCTGGCTCGGCTGGCAGCTCCCGATCCGCACCGAGGAAGCGCACGCGCGCGCGCGCATCGCGGGGATCGACACCGGCGCGTTGCTCGCCGCGATGGGCAAGGGCGAGGTCGCGGTGATCCCCGGCTTTCAGGGCATGATGGACGACGGCCGCGTCGCGACGCTCGGCCGCGGCGGGTCGGACACCAGCGCGGTCGCGGTCGCCGCGGCGGTGAAGGCCGACCGCTGCGACATCTATACCGACGTCGACGGCGTCTACACGACCGACCCGCGCATCGTCGCCCGCGCGCAGAAGCTCGACTATGTCACCTATGAGGAAATGCTCGAACTGGCGAGCGTCGGCGCCAAGGTGCTCCAGACCCGCTCGGTCGGCCTCGCGATGAAGGAGGGCGTGCGCGTTCAGGTGCTCTCCAGCTTCGTCGAGGGCGACGAGGCGCCGAAGCAGGGCACTATGATCGTCAGCGACGAGGAAATAGAGGAACTTCAAATGGAACGGCAGCTGATCACCGGCATCGCCCACGACAAGAATGAGGCGAAGATCATCGTCACCCGCGTCCCCGACAAGCCGGGCGGCGTCGCCAACATCTTCGGCCCGCTCGCCGCGGCCGGGATCAATGTCGACATGATCATCCAGAACGTCGGCCGCGACAAGGGCGAGACCGACGTGACCTTCACCGTTCCCGCCACCGACCTCATCCGCTCGATCGACCTGCTCGAAGGGTCGAAGGAGAAGATCGGCTTCAACCGCATCCTGTCCGACGACAAGGTCGCCAAGGTCAGCGTCGTCGGCGTCGGCATGAAGAGCCACGCGGGGGTCGCGAGCACGATGTTCCGCGCGCTGGCCGACCGCGGCATCAACATCCAGGCGATCTCGACCAGCGAGATCAAGGTCAGCGTGCTGATCGACGAGGATGAAACCGAACTCGCGGTGCGCGTGCTGCACACCGCCTATGGTCTCGACGCCGCCGACTGA
- the gltB gene encoding glutamate synthase large subunit, with the protein MMTHYPTPDHARLAESGMYRPDLESDACGVGLVAATDGKPSRRVVEAAIEALRAVWHRGAVDADGKTGDGAGIHVDLPVRFFDDAIAASGHKVRPNRLAVGMVFLPRTDLGAQEECRTIVEAEIIDAGFTIYGWRQVPVDVSVIGDKAQQTRPEIEQIMIAGPLPDEQSVAEFEKQLYLVRRRIEKKVIAAQIHDFYVCSLSARSIIYKGLFLAESLADFYPDLTNKLFESRVAIFHQRYSTNTFPQWWLAQPFRCLAHNGEINTIRGNKNWMKSHEIKMASLAFGEHSEDIKPVIPAGASDTAALDAAFETLCRAGRDAPTAKLILVPEAWGHDDDIPDAHKAMYSYLASVMEAWDGPAALAMTDGRWAVAGMDRNALRPLRYTLTADNLLVVGSESGMVLLPEASIRKKGRLGPGQMIAVDLDEGTLYEDRAIKDKIAGDADYAARVKGFRTMADLPKGGKATLEPWDRAELLRRQVAAGLTMEDMELILSPMVEDAKEAIGSMGDDTPLAVISDKPRHVAQFFRQNFSQVTNPPIDSLRERHVMSLNTRFSNLGNILDEKGQSAHVLVIDSPVLVGDDWDRLRAYFGDAVADIDCTFAAGSDASALREAIARIRREAEDAVRAGRSELFLSDQKIGEDRVGVAMVLAAAAVHTHLVRKGLRSYASINVRSAEVLDTHAFAVLIGVGATTVHAYLAEAAIADRHARGLFGGDLSLGDCHLRYRKAIDDGLLKIMAKMGIAVVSSYRGGYNFEAVGLSRALVNDLFPGMPAKISGEGYQSLFINATEKHEAAFDARVTTLPVGGFYRHRAGGETHAYSAQLMHLLQTAVATDSYSTYLQFARGIADLPPVYLRDLMEFNYPAQGVALDSVEAITEIRKRFVTPGMSLGALSPEAHETLAIAMNRIGAKAVSGEGGEASERYQPYANGDNANSNIKQIASGRFGVTAEYLGACDEIEIKVAQGAKPGEGGQLPGFKVTEFIARLRHSTPGVMLISPPPHHDIYSIEDLAQLIYDLKQINPKARVCVKLVSSAGIGTVAAGVAKAHADVILVSGNTGGTGASPQTSIKYAGTPWEMGLSEVNQVLTLNGLRHRIRLRTDGGLKTGRDIVIAAILGAEEYGIGTLSLVAMGCIMVRQCHSNTCPVGVCTQDEKLRAKFTGSPEKVINLMTFIAEEVREILAKLGCRSLDEVIGRTELLRQVSRGAEHLDDLDLNPILAKVDAPDEERRSQGPNFRNPVPDSLDAQILSDAKPLFERGERMQLTYNVRNTHRAVGTRLSAEVTARFGMNGLADDHVQVRLRGTAGQSLGAFLCSGITLEVFGDANDYVGKGLSGGRIIVRPTVSSPLVSQHNSIVGNTVLYGATAGTLLAAGQAGERFAVRNSGAKVVVEGCGANGCEYMTGGTAVILGPVGSNFGAGMTGGMAFVLDTDAGFERRANGESIVWQRLASGHWEAVLKALVEEHAHATGSKWSAEILADWDRWRDRFWQICPKEMLSRLAHPLTEETMEVVAAE; encoded by the coding sequence ATGATGACCCATTACCCCACCCCCGATCACGCGCGGCTTGCCGAAAGCGGCATGTATCGCCCCGACCTCGAATCCGATGCCTGTGGCGTCGGGCTTGTCGCGGCGACCGACGGCAAGCCGTCGCGCCGCGTCGTCGAGGCGGCGATCGAAGCCCTGCGTGCCGTCTGGCACCGCGGCGCGGTCGACGCCGACGGCAAGACCGGCGACGGAGCGGGCATCCATGTCGACCTGCCGGTCCGCTTCTTCGACGATGCGATCGCGGCATCGGGGCACAAGGTGCGCCCGAACCGCCTCGCCGTCGGCATGGTCTTCCTCCCGCGCACCGACCTCGGCGCGCAGGAGGAGTGCCGCACGATCGTCGAGGCCGAGATCATCGACGCGGGCTTCACCATCTATGGCTGGCGCCAGGTGCCCGTCGACGTTTCGGTGATCGGCGACAAGGCGCAGCAGACGCGGCCCGAGATCGAGCAGATCATGATCGCCGGGCCGCTGCCCGACGAACAGTCGGTCGCCGAGTTCGAAAAGCAGCTCTATCTCGTCCGCCGCCGCATCGAGAAAAAGGTGATCGCGGCGCAGATCCACGATTTCTACGTCTGCAGCCTGTCGGCGCGCTCGATCATCTACAAGGGACTGTTCCTCGCGGAGAGTCTGGCCGATTTCTATCCCGACCTCACGAACAAGCTGTTCGAGAGCCGGGTCGCGATCTTCCACCAGCGCTATTCGACCAACACCTTCCCGCAATGGTGGCTCGCCCAGCCCTTCCGCTGCCTCGCCCACAATGGCGAGATCAACACGATCCGCGGCAACAAGAACTGGATGAAGAGCCACGAGATCAAGATGGCGAGCCTCGCCTTCGGCGAGCATTCGGAGGATATCAAGCCGGTGATCCCGGCGGGCGCGTCGGACACCGCGGCGCTCGACGCGGCGTTCGAGACCTTGTGCCGCGCCGGCCGCGACGCGCCGACTGCCAAGCTGATCCTCGTCCCCGAAGCCTGGGGCCATGACGACGACATCCCCGACGCGCATAAGGCGATGTACAGCTACCTTGCCAGCGTGATGGAGGCTTGGGACGGCCCCGCCGCGCTCGCGATGACCGACGGCCGTTGGGCGGTCGCGGGGATGGACCGCAACGCGCTCCGCCCGCTGCGCTACACGCTGACCGCCGACAATCTGCTCGTCGTCGGCTCCGAAAGCGGCATGGTGCTGCTGCCCGAGGCGAGCATCCGCAAGAAGGGCCGCCTCGGCCCCGGCCAGATGATCGCGGTCGACCTTGACGAGGGCACGCTCTACGAAGACCGCGCGATCAAGGACAAGATCGCCGGCGACGCCGACTATGCCGCGCGCGTCAAGGGCTTCCGCACCATGGCCGACCTGCCCAAGGGCGGCAAGGCGACGCTCGAGCCGTGGGACCGCGCCGAACTGCTGCGCCGCCAGGTCGCGGCTGGCCTCACCATGGAGGATATGGAACTCATCCTCTCCCCGATGGTCGAGGACGCGAAGGAAGCGATCGGGTCGATGGGCGACGACACCCCGCTCGCGGTCATCTCCGACAAGCCGCGCCACGTCGCGCAATTCTTTCGCCAGAATTTCAGCCAGGTCACCAATCCGCCGATCGACAGTCTGCGCGAGCGGCATGTGATGAGCCTTAACACGCGCTTCTCCAACCTCGGCAATATCCTCGACGAAAAGGGGCAGAGCGCGCACGTCCTCGTGATCGATTCACCCGTCCTCGTCGGCGACGACTGGGACCGGCTGCGCGCCTATTTCGGCGATGCCGTCGCCGATATCGACTGCACCTTCGCCGCCGGCAGCGACGCATCGGCGCTCCGCGAGGCGATCGCGCGCATCCGCCGCGAGGCAGAGGATGCGGTGCGCGCCGGGCGCAGCGAATTGTTCCTGTCCGACCAGAAGATCGGCGAAGACCGCGTCGGGGTCGCGATGGTGCTCGCCGCCGCCGCGGTCCACACCCATCTCGTCCGCAAGGGCCTGCGCAGCTACGCCTCGATCAACGTCCGTTCGGCCGAGGTGCTCGATACCCATGCCTTCGCGGTGCTGATCGGCGTCGGCGCGACGACCGTCCACGCCTATCTCGCCGAAGCCGCGATCGCCGACCGCCACGCGCGCGGCCTGTTCGGCGGTGACCTGTCGCTGGGCGACTGCCACCTCCGCTATCGCAAGGCGATCGACGACGGCCTGCTCAAGATCATGGCGAAGATGGGGATCGCGGTGGTCTCCTCCTATCGCGGCGGCTATAATTTCGAGGCGGTCGGCCTCAGCCGCGCGCTCGTCAACGACCTCTTCCCCGGCATGCCCGCGAAGATTTCGGGCGAGGGCTATCAGTCGCTGTTCATCAATGCGACCGAGAAGCATGAGGCCGCGTTCGACGCCCGCGTCACCACCCTGCCCGTCGGCGGCTTCTACCGCCATCGCGCGGGCGGCGAGACGCACGCCTATTCGGCGCAGCTCATGCACCTTCTCCAGACCGCGGTCGCGACCGACAGCTACTCGACCTACCTCCAGTTCGCGCGCGGTATCGCCGACCTGCCGCCGGTCTATCTGCGCGACCTGATGGAATTCAACTATCCGGCGCAGGGCGTTGCGCTCGACAGCGTCGAGGCGATCACCGAGATCCGCAAGCGCTTCGTCACCCCCGGCATGTCGCTGGGCGCGCTGTCGCCCGAAGCGCATGAGACGCTGGCGATCGCGATGAACCGCATCGGCGCGAAAGCGGTGTCGGGCGAAGGCGGCGAGGCGAGCGAGCGCTACCAGCCCTATGCCAACGGCGATAACGCCAACAGCAACATCAAGCAGATCGCGAGCGGCCGCTTCGGCGTCACCGCCGAATATCTCGGCGCCTGCGACGAGATCGAGATCAAGGTCGCGCAGGGCGCCAAGCCCGGCGAGGGCGGCCAGTTACCCGGATTTAAAGTCACCGAGTTCATCGCGCGCCTGCGTCACTCGACGCCGGGCGTGATGCTGATCTCACCCCCGCCGCATCACGACATCTATTCGATCGAGGATCTGGCCCAGCTCATCTACGACCTCAAGCAGATCAACCCGAAAGCGCGCGTCTGCGTCAAGCTCGTGAGCTCGGCGGGCATCGGCACCGTCGCGGCGGGCGTCGCCAAGGCGCACGCCGACGTCATCCTCGTCTCGGGCAACACCGGCGGCACCGGCGCTTCGCCCCAGACCAGCATCAAATATGCCGGCACCCCATGGGAAATGGGCCTGTCCGAGGTCAATCAGGTGCTTACGCTCAACGGCCTGCGCCATCGCATCCGCCTGCGCACCGACGGCGGGCTCAAGACCGGCCGCGACATCGTGATCGCCGCCATATTGGGCGCCGAGGAATATGGCATCGGCACTTTGAGCCTCGTCGCGATGGGCTGCATCATGGTGCGCCAGTGCCATAGCAACACCTGCCCGGTCGGCGTCTGCACGCAGGACGAGAAATTGCGCGCGAAGTTCACGGGTTCGCCGGAGAAGGTGATCAACCTGATGACCTTCATCGCCGAGGAAGTGCGCGAAATTCTCGCCAAGCTCGGCTGCCGCAGCCTCGACGAGGTGATCGGCCGCACCGAACTCCTGCGTCAGGTCAGCCGCGGCGCCGAGCATCTCGACGACCTCGACCTCAATCCGATCCTTGCCAAGGTCGACGCGCCCGACGAGGAACGCCGCTCGCAGGGTCCGAACTTCCGCAACCCGGTGCCCGACAGCCTCGACGCGCAAATCCTCAGCGACGCGAAGCCTTTGTTCGAGCGCGGCGAGCGGATGCAGCTCACCTACAATGTCCGCAACACTCACCGCGCCGTCGGCACCCGCCTGTCGGCCGAGGTCACCGCGCGCTTCGGGATGAACGGGCTCGCCGACGACCATGTCCAGGTGCGCCTGCGCGGCACCGCGGGCCAGTCGCTCGGCGCTTTCCTGTGCAGCGGCATCACCTTGGAAGTGTTCGGCGACGCCAACGACTATGTCGGCAAGGGCCTGTCGGGTGGGCGCATCATCGTGCGCCCGACCGTGTCGAGCCCGCTCGTCAGCCAGCACAACAGCATCGTCGGCAACACCGTCCTCTATGGCGCGACCGCCGGCACCCTGCTCGCGGCGGGTCAGGCAGGCGAGCGTTTCGCGGTCCGCAACTCGGGCGCAAAAGTCGTGGTCGAGGGCTGCGGCGCCAACGGCTGCGAATATATGACCGGCGGCACCGCCGTGATTCTCGGCCCCGTGGGGTCGAACTTCGGCGCGGGCATGACCGGCGGCATGGCTTTCGTGCTCGACACCGACGCCGGCTTCGAGCGCCGCGCGAACGGCGAATCGATCGTCTGGCAGCGACTTGCGAGCGGCCATTGGGAAGCCGTGTTAAAAGCCCTCGTCGAGGAACATGCGCACGCCACGGGCAGCAAATGGTCGGCCGAAATCCTTGCCGATTGGGACCGTTGGCGCGATCGTTTCTGGCAGATATGCCCGAAGGAAATGCTGAGCCGCCTCGCCCATCCGCTGACTGAAGAGACGATGGAGGTCGTTGCCGCGGAATAG
- a CDS encoding phosphotyrosine protein phosphatase → MSPGLSHRINARFGTTRGLVRLILSYGETTLGLASVEEPDAEAVRRLVFVCHGNICRSAFADVAAAEAGLATASFGLSASHGAPAHPPVVAIAGEMGIDLSRHRATEREAYQPQPGDLLLAMEARQLRRIAADERLAHLPRTLLGLYTRPVMPHLHDPYRLNDPYTRACLQRIAGAIPELSSRFPKAAR, encoded by the coding sequence ATGTCCCCCGGCCTCTCGCACCGGATCAACGCCCGTTTTGGCACCACGCGCGGCCTTGTACGGCTGATCCTGTCCTATGGCGAAACGACGCTGGGGTTAGCCTCAGTCGAGGAGCCGGATGCGGAGGCGGTGCGGCGGCTCGTTTTCGTCTGCCACGGCAATATCTGCCGCAGCGCTTTCGCCGACGTTGCAGCGGCCGAGGCGGGGCTCGCCACCGCTTCCTTCGGTCTTTCGGCTTCGCATGGCGCGCCGGCGCACCCGCCGGTCGTCGCGATCGCCGGGGAAATGGGGATCGATCTTAGTCGACATCGCGCCACGGAGCGCGAGGCCTATCAGCCGCAGCCCGGCGATCTGCTGCTCGCGATGGAAGCGCGCCAGCTTCGCCGGATCGCCGCCGACGAACGGCTCGCGCATCTGCCGCGCACGCTGCTCGGCCTCTACACCCGCCCGGTCATGCCGCACCTTCACGACCCTTACCGGCTGAACGATCCCTATACGCGCGCCTGTCTTCAGCGGATCGCCGGCGCAATCCCCGAGCTCAGCTCCCGCTTCCCAAAAGCCGCGCGATGA